From Vitis vinifera cultivar Pinot Noir 40024 chromosome 3, ASM3070453v1, the proteins below share one genomic window:
- the LOC100257137 gene encoding probable CoA ligase CCL6: MAVYTVKVADSIPATEERPSAGPVYRCIYAENGLLEVPKGMESPWEFFSDSVERNPKNQMLGRRQIINSKAGPYVWLTYREAYDAALRMGSAMRSRGVNPGDRCGIYGSNCPEWIIAMEACNSQAIPYVPLYDSLGANAVEFIINHAEVSIAFVQESKIPAMLTCLPKCTSYLKTIISFGKISSSQKEEAEELGVSCFSWEEFALLGSLDCELPPKQKTDICTIMYTSGTTGEPKGVVLSNEAIMAEVLSTDQLLLETDKVATEEDTYFSFLPLAHVFDQIMETYCIYKGSSIGFWGADVRYLMEDIQELKPTIFCGVPRVYERIYGGAIAKISSGGALRKALFQYAYNYKLRNLEKGLRQDEAAPRLDRLIFDKIKQGFGGRVRLLFSGAAPLSRHVEEFLRVTSCSVLSQGYGLTESCGGCLTSIVNEFSMMGTVGVPYPTIEARLESVPEMGYDALSNVPRGEICLRGKTLFSGYFKRQDLTESALVDGWFHTGDIGEWQPNGAMKIIDRKKNIFKLSQGEYVAVENLENTYSRCPLITSIWVYGNSFESFLVAVVVPDKKALEDWAENHNVTGDFKSLCENLEARKYILDELNNTGQNHQLKGFERLKAVHLDPNPFDIERDLVTPTFKLKRPQLLKYYKDIIDRLYSEAKGTKS, translated from the exons ATGGCGGTTTACACGGTGAAGGTCGCAGATTCGATCCCGGCGACGGAGGAAAGGCCATCCGCAGGGCCTGTTTATAGATGCATTTATGCAGAGAATGGCCTGTTGGAGGTGCCAAAGGGAATGGAGTCTCCATGGGAGTTCTTTAG TGATTCCGTCGAGAGAAATCCCAAAAACCAGATGCTGGGTAGGCGCCAAATCATCAATTCCAAG GCGGGTCCATACGTTTGGCTCACGTATCGGGAAGCCTACGATGCTGCTCTCCGAATGGGTTCCGCAATGCGAAGCCGCGGTGTCAATCCT gGAGACAGGTGTGGGATTTATGGATCCAACTGCCCCGAATGGATAATTGCTATGGAg GCTTGTAACAGCCAGGCCATTCCCTATGTCCCACTATATGACTCCCTTG GTGCTAATGCTGTGGAGTTCATCATCAACCATGCTGAAGTTTCAATAGCTTTTGTTCAAGAAAGCAAGATACCAGCT ATGCTGACATGCCTCCCTAAGTGTACCTCATATCTGAAGA CCATCATCAGCTTTGGGAAGATTTCCAGTTCACAAAAGGAGGAAGCTGAAGAGCTGGGGGTATCTTGCTTTTCTTGGGAAGAATTTGCTCTATTG GGAAGTTTGGATTGTGAACTTCCTCCAAAACAGAAGACAGACATCTGCACGATAATGTACACCAGTGGAACAACTGGAGAACCAAAAGGAGTTGTTTTATCCAACGAGGCTATCATGGCAGAAGTTCTGTCCACGGACCAGCTACTTTTAGAGACAGACAAAGTG GCTACAGAAGAGGATACATACTTCTCATTCCTTCCTCTGGCCCATGTATTTGATCAGATAATGGAAACATATTGTATCTACAAGGGATCCTCAATAGGATTTTGGGGAGCC GATGTGAGATATTTAATGGAGGACATTCAGGAACTGAAGCCAACTATATTTTGTGGGGTTCCTAGAGTTTATGAACGTATATATGGAG GTGCGATTGCTAAAATTTCATCAGGAGGTGCATTGAGAAAGGCATTGTTCCAATATGCATACAATTA CAAATTGAGGAATCTGGAGAAGGGCCTGCGGCAAGATGAAGCAGCGCCTCGCTTGGACAGGCTTATATTTGATAAG ATTAAACAAGGATTTGGTGGACGAGTTCGTCTCTTGTTTTCTGGAGCTGCTCCTTTGTCTAGGCATGTGGAGGAATTTTTGAGGGTCACCAGCTGTTCTGTCTTATCACAAGGATATG GCCTTACTGAAAGCTGTGGTGGATGTTTGACATCCATAGTTAATGAGTTCTCTATGATGGGAACTGTTGGAGTCCCCTACCCAACCATTGAAGCAAGGCTTGAGTCAGTTCCAGAGATGGGATATGATGCACTTTCCAATGTACCACGTGGAGAAATTTGTCTGAGGGGAAAGACTTTGTTCTCTGGTTACTTCAAGCGGCAAGATCTTACAGAAAGTGCTCTGGTGGATGGGTGGTTCCATACAG GTGATATTGGAGAATGGCAGCCCAATGGAGCAATGAAAATTATTGACAGGAAAAAGAACATCTTTAAGCTCTCTCAAGGGGAATATGTTGCTGTGGAGAATCTTGAAAACACATATTCAAGATGCCCGCTTATAACATCG ATTTGGGTCTATGGGAACAGTTTTGAGTCTTTCCTTGTTGCTGTGGTGGTCCCGGATAAAAAGGCACTTGAGGATTGGGCAGAAAACCATAATGTGACTGGAGATTTTAAATCTTTGTGTGAAAACTTGGAGGCAAGGAAATACATTTTAGATGAGCTCAATAACACCGGTCAGAATCACCAA CTTAAAGGTTTTGAGAGGTTAAAAGCAGTTCATTTGGACCCAAATCCATTTGACATAGAGCGGGACCTGGTAACTCCAACTTTTAAACTGAAGAGGCCACAGTTGCTCAAGTACTACAAG GACATCATCGATCGACTATACAGTGAAGCAAAGGGAACAAAGTCATGA
- the LOC100262245 gene encoding RING-H2 finger protein ATL65: MTAMVPSKPPEHEFRLGPSPSSFVSTSDTNDYQSPSKVPVDFSPPLIAMVVVVATAFLIVTYSRLISRHLLPPFLRLLRSWRRWHRRRRRRRSHMPSSAGDIESPPYNGSFDATEAYQVFSPYGLDESVIKTIPLSLYTAKGLSKHGFVDDSRDCAVCLLEFEDNDCVRVLPVCSHAFHVDCIDIWLRSHANCPLCRAGIFRHESPFIPVMAARIRPSLDDAILESILLEPLSEAAPESETTVTEIVPAEPSPRRNQSEDRFNARDFMLKRSYSFGFERNFPSERLVMEPATASPWRYRRGSFWSKRPSPFGSLTKSRVFSFRYYRGMKSPFFRRRGSFFPLSESHARFSGGGSSRRTKSLTSPIFIRSSATASASTRLRCRDLEALLSPERFNRR; encoded by the coding sequence ATGACGGCGATGGTGCCTTCGAAGCCGCCGGAGCACGAATTCAGGTTGGGTCCATCGCCATCCAGCTTCGTCTCCACCTCCGATACCAACGACTACCAGTCCCCGTCAAAGGTCCCAGTCGATTTCAGCCCGCCGCTGATcgccatggtggtggtggtCGCCACAGCCTTCCTCATCGTCACCTACTCTCGGCTCATCTCCCGCCACCTTCTTCCTCCCTTCCTCCGCCTCCTCCGCAGCTGGCGCCGCTGGCATCGCCGCCGTCGCCGGAGACGATCTCATATGCCCTCCTCAGCCGGCGACATCGAGTCTCCGCCTTACAACGGCAGCTTCGATGCCACCGAAGCGTACCAAGTGTTCTCTCCGTATGGGTTAGATGAGTCCGTCATCAAAACTATTCCGCTCTCACTGTACACTGCCAAAGGGTTGAGCAAGCATGGCTTCGTGGATGATAGTCGTGACTGCGCCGTTTGTTTGCTGGAGTTCGAAGACAACGATTGCGTTCGTGTTCTTCCCGTTTGTTCTCATGCCTTTCACGTCGATTGTATCGATATCTGGCTCAGGTCTCATGCCAACTGTCCTCTATGCCGCGCCGGGATTTTCCGGCATGAATCTCCATTCATTCCGGTGATGGCTGCTAGAATTCGACCCAGTTTGGATGATGCGATATTGGAGAGCATTCTTCTCGAGCCTCTGAGCGAGGCAGCGCCGGAATCGGAAACCACAGTAACAGAGATCGTGCCGGCGGAGCCATCCCCGAGGAGAAACCAGTCCGAAGACAGATTCAACGCGCGAGATTTTATGTTGAAGAGATCATACTCATTCGGCTTCGAGCGGAACTTCCCGTCGGAGCGGCTGGTGATGGAGCCGGCGACGGCGTCCCCGTGGAGATACCGAAGAGGAAGCTTCTGGAGCAAGCGGCCATCTCCGTTTGGGTCATTGACGAAGTCCAGAGTCTTCTCTTTTCGATACTACCGAGGCATGAAGTCCCCATTCTTCCGCCGGAGAGGCAGCTTCTTCCCGTTATCAGAATCCCACGCCCGCTTCTCCGGCGGCGGCTCCTCCCGGCGCACGAAATCATTAACCAGCCCAATATTCATACGATCGTCCGCCACAGCCTCCGCCTCAACCCGACTAAGGTGTCGAGATCTAGAAGCACTCCTATCCCCGGAGCGATTCAACCGAAGGTAG
- the LOC100258936 gene encoding CASP-like protein 5C1: MDEVPGSVGTSASFSLRLGQTIFSSASLLFMSLGVEFYSYTAFCYLVTIMGLVIPWSFTLALVDGYSVLVKCPLRQPGILLIIVLGDWVLSILTLAAASSTLGVVDVLLKSDASYYPIKFCSRYQISAAMAFLSWFLSFGSFLFNLWLLPTL, translated from the exons ATGGATGAAGTACCTGGCTCGGTGGGGACCAGTGCTAGCTTCTCTTTGAGATTGGGCCAGACCATATTCTCTTCTGCTTCTCTTCTTTTCATGTCTTTGGGGGTTGAGTTCTATAGCTACACAGCTTTCTG CTATTTGGTTACAATCATGGGTTTGGTTATTCCTTGGAGTTTCACTTTGGCACTGGTGGATGGATACTCTGTCCTGGTTAAATGCCCTCTCCGCCAGCCAGGAATACTGCTGATCATTGTCCTAGGAGATTGG GTCTTATCAATTCTCACACTTGCTGCAGCTTCCTCAACACTTGGTGTGGTCGACGTCCTGCTCAAATCTGATGCCTCCTACTACCCTATAAAGTTTTGCAGTAGATATCAGATATCCGCAGCTATGGCCTTCTTGTCCTGGTTTCTGTCTTTTGGTTCATTTCTTTTCAATCTTTGGTTGCTCCCCACATTGTGA
- the LOC100248690 gene encoding cold-regulated 413 plasma membrane protein 2, translated as MGKKGYLAMRTDTDTTDLISSDLRDLGNAAKKLATHAIKLGGLGFGTTFLEWLASFAAIYLLILDRTNWKTNILTALLIPYIFFSLPSILFNFFSGQVGKWIAFIAVVLRLFFPKRFPDWLEMPAALILVIVVAPSLFSSTIRGDWIGLVICLAIGCYLLQEHIRASGGFRNSFTQRHGISNSIGLILLLVYPVWALVLHFL; from the exons ATGGGGAAAAAGGGTTACTTGGCGATGAGGACTGACACTGATACTACTGATTTGATCAGTTCTGATCTCAGAGACCTTGGTAATGCTGCTAAGAAGCTTGCCACTCATGCCATTAAGCTTGGTGGTCTGGGCTTTGGCACTACATTTCTTGAGTGGTTGGCTTCTTTTGCTGCCAT TTATTTATTAATCTTGGATCGAACAAACTGGAAGACAAACATCCTTACGGCACTTCTAATCCCTTACATTTTCTTTAGTCTTCCTTCAATATTATTCAACTTTTTCAG TGGTCAGGTTGGAAAATGGATTGCTTTTATTGCTGTAGTGCTGCGCCTCTTCTTCCCAAAACGTTTCCCAG ATTGGCTGGAAATGCCTGCAGCTTTGATTCTTGTTATAGTGGTGGCTCCCAGCTTGTTTTCGAGCACTATAAGGGGTGACTGGATTGGCCTCGTAATATGTCTTGCAATTGGGTGTTATTTGCTGCAGGAACACATCAGGGCATCTGGTGGGTTCAGAAATTCCTTTACACAGAGGCATGGCATATCAAACTCTATTGGATTAATCCTTCTGCTGGTCTATCCTGTCTGGGCTCTGGTACTTCACTTCCTATAG